In Haemorhous mexicanus isolate bHaeMex1 chromosome 6, bHaeMex1.pri, whole genome shotgun sequence, a single window of DNA contains:
- the TBPL2 gene encoding TATA box-binding protein-like 2: MEGVSPLERYLESCSGQDDFSTSPHLFTPMSPYDLELPIQASSQLSQSKELHRDFSSVDLSFLPDVTQDNKEQNLSEDGHETQKQLDGSLPSKEDSGVFMDESSLSHPGEAQPSPEAPGVCPPLTPMTPITPATSASESSGIVPQLQNIVSTVNLACKLDLKNIALHARNAEYNPKRFAAVIMRIREPRTTALIFSSGKMVCTGAKSEEQSRLAARKYARVVQKLGFPAKFLDFKIQNMVGSCDVRFPIRLEGLVLTHQQFSSYEPELFPGLVYRMVKPRIVLLIFVSGKVVLTGAKDRSEIYEAFENIYPILRGFKKPS; encoded by the exons ATGGAAGGCGTATCACCGCTGGAGCGGtacctggagagctgcagcgGGCAG GATGACTTCTCCACTAGTCCTCATCTGTTCACTCCTATGAGCCCTTATGATTTAGAACTTCCAATTCAAGCATCTTCCCAGTTAAGTCAGTCCAAGGAGCTCCACAGAGACTTCTCCTCCGTGGACCTCAGCTTTCTCCCAGATGTCACCCAAGACAACAAAGAACAAAACCTCTCTGAGGATGGTCATGAAACCCAAAAACAGCTTGATGGGTCACTACCAAGTAAGGAGGACAGTGGTGTTTTCATGGATGAGAGCAGCTTGTCACATCCAGGTGAAGCTCAGCCATCTCCTGAAGCACCTGGCGTGTGTCCTCCCCTGACTCCGATGACTCCGATCACCCCGGCGACATCTGCTTCAGAAAGTTCTGGAATAGTGCCCCAGCTGCA GAATATTGTGTCAACTGTAAACTTGGCTTGTAAACTGGATCTGAAGAACATAGCTCTGCATGCCAGAAATGCAGAGTATAACCCAAAG AGGTTTGCTGCTGTGATCATGAGAATCAGGGAACCACGAACAACAGCCCTCATCTTCAGTTCAGGGAAAATGGTCTGCACAGGAGcaaaaag TGAAGAGCAGTCAAGGCTGGCAGCCAGGAAATACGCACGGGTGGTGCAGAAGCTCGGCTTCCCTGCCAAGTTCTTGGACTTCAAGATCCAGAATATGGTGGGGAGCTGTGATGTGAGGTTTCCCATCCGCCTGGAAGGCTTGGTTCTCACCCACCAGCAGTTCAGCAG CTATGAACCTGAACTATTCCCTGGCCTGGTTTATAGGATGGTCAAGCCAAGGATAGTGCTGCTTATCTTTGTGTCTGGGAAAGTTGTACTGACTG